In Cloacibacillus sp., the genomic stretch GAAGATTTATATAAATAATCACCGCCGATGACGACGAAAGCGCAGGGCTTACGGCGCCGCATTAGTCTGCATCCATGCAAGCTGCGCGCGGTACTTGCCGTATTACGCACGCTCGCACTCAAGCAAGCGGCCAAAAGAACAAAAGGGGCCTCTCCATGCGCGGCATAGAAAGGCCTCTTTTAATTTTTGACGCAGCGAGCTTTAAGCCATCACTTCGTCTAATGCGACATTGTCTTCATCGCGGCCCTTTGTCTTCTTGAAATAGAACATCAAGATTACGATAACGCAGGTTGCAACGACGCTTATCCAGAATCCATGATAAATGGCAAGAAGCGCAAATAGTCCAAATGCCACCCGCTCGTATATTTTAAGGTCTCTGTAGAACCAGCCCTCAAACGAGCCTGCAAGGGTGATAACCCCGAGCACTGCGGAGACGACCAGAATGCAAAGCTCGACCGGCTCAACATTTTGCAAAAGCAACATGGGGTTGTAGACGAAGCTGTAAGGCAGCAGGTAGGAGGCAAGCGCTATCCTTGTTGCCGTCACACCTGTTTTTGCGGGACTTGCTCCCGCTATGCCCGCCCCGGTAAAGGCCGCAAGGCAGACAGGCGGCGTCAGGTCCGCCATGATCCCGAAGTAAAAGACGAACAGATGGGCTGCCAGAGGCAGTACATTCATCCCTATAAGCGCTGGAGCAATGATTGTACTGCAAACAATATAATTGGCCGTGGTCGGTAGTCCCATGCCAAGCACCAGACAGGCGCACATCGCCATTATAAGCGTAAGGAAAAGACTCCCGCCGGAAATCTCTATTATATTGTTAGAAATGGTAAGCCCTAACGATGTGAGCGACGACGTTCCGACGATGAAGCCGACCAGCGCACAGGCCAGCGCTACGCCAAGCGCTCCGCGAGCGCCTTCGACGAGTGCGTTGATGTTGTCTTTTAAGTTCATTCTCGTATTCTTTTTTAAAGAACTTACGACTATGACCGAAACAACGCCGATAAATCCGGCTCTGAGCGGAGTGTATTTCAACAGCAGCGTCACGATGACGACCAGAACGGGAATGATAAGATGTCCGTCGCTTTTCATTACCTCTCTGACGGTCGGCAGTTCACTCTTTGGGATACCCATAAGCCTTTTTTTGCGTGCTCTGATATGCACGTTGGTAAAGATGGCGATGTAATAAATCAGCGCCGGGATTATCGCGGCGGCCGCGATTGAAAGGTACGGTATGTTGAGGAACTCGCTCATGATAAAGGCGCCGGCGCCCATTATAGGAGGCATCAGCTGGCCGCCCGTTGAGGCGCACGCTTCGACCGCTCCCGCGTAATAGGGCTTGTATCCGACTCTTTTCATCAGCGGGATAGTGAAAGTTCCGGTCGTAGCCACGTTTGCGACAGATGAGCCGTTTATCGTTCCAAGCAGTCCAGATGCCACAACGGCCACCTTTGCGGGGCCGCCAGGCTTGTCTCCCGCTACCGCGAGCGCCAGTTCGTTAAAGAACTTTGCGCCGCCGCT encodes the following:
- a CDS encoding TRAP transporter permease; the encoded protein is MDNNETTKKSLLEEVSMDETQVNSLVEKYDAESRYRRLSGWQGVFIACWLAAMSLFHLYTAGIAAMPITIQRAVHLTFAIVAVFILFPASSKSSKVKTPWYDWLLAICAGGVIGYIIFFFNAIARRGAEPLPYEIYLGIAAILLVLEAGRRVVGNVLPCMSILFLLYCYFGNYAPGIFEIRGYSISRIIQHMYLTPEGIFGLALGVSATFVIVFIIFGAYLSQSGGAKFFNELALAVAGDKPGGPAKVAVVASGLLGTINGSSVANVATTGTFTIPLMKRVGYKPYYAGAVEACASTGGQLMPPIMGAGAFIMSEFLNIPYLSIAAAAIIPALIYYIAIFTNVHIRARKKRLMGIPKSELPTVREVMKSDGHLIIPVLVVIVTLLLKYTPLRAGFIGVVSVIVVSSLKKNTRMNLKDNINALVEGARGALGVALACALVGFIVGTSSLTSLGLTISNNIIEISGGSLFLTLIMAMCACLVLGMGLPTTANYIVCSTIIAPALIGMNVLPLAAHLFVFYFGIMADLTPPVCLAAFTGAGIAGASPAKTGVTATRIALASYLLPYSFVYNPMLLLQNVEPVELCILVVSAVLGVITLAGSFEGWFYRDLKIYERVAFGLFALLAIYHGFWISVVATCVIVILMFYFKKTKGRDEDNVALDEVMA